The following are encoded together in the bacterium genome:
- a CDS encoding TIGR03619 family F420-dependent LLM class oxidoreductase, whose protein sequence is MRLGVYVRNMGPQSAPDTVVACARAVEDLGLAHLWVGDHIAIPPDDAEGSDGRYLDPLATLAFLAGCTTRIELGMGVLVLPYRPALPTAKWVATIQELSRGRLLLGVGVGWMQPEFRATGADFRRRGRVSDETLEFFRRCFAGDVVEANGQPFLFRPRPPRPPILVGGGPGPAFPRVLRFGDGWMPFAAEPDDLAPQIAELRRQCAAAGRPAPRIVAVTRLDLADRPAATARAQAFAAAGVTDLVHGWRYAGYDDFRTAAEALAALAPHG, encoded by the coding sequence ATGCGACTCGGCGTCTACGTCCGGAACATGGGCCCGCAGTCGGCGCCCGACACCGTCGTCGCCTGCGCGCGGGCGGTCGAGGATCTCGGTCTCGCGCACCTCTGGGTGGGCGACCACATCGCCATCCCGCCCGACGACGCCGAGGGCTCCGACGGCCGCTACCTCGACCCGCTCGCGACGCTGGCGTTCCTCGCCGGCTGCACCACCCGTATCGAGCTCGGCATGGGCGTGCTCGTGCTGCCGTATCGGCCGGCGCTGCCGACGGCGAAGTGGGTGGCGACCATCCAGGAGCTGTCCCGCGGGCGGCTGCTGCTGGGCGTCGGCGTCGGCTGGATGCAGCCCGAGTTCCGCGCCACCGGCGCCGACTTCCGTCGCCGCGGCCGCGTCAGCGACGAGACGCTCGAGTTCTTCCGGCGCTGCTTCGCCGGTGACGTCGTGGAGGCGAACGGCCAGCCGTTTCTCTTCCGCCCGCGCCCGCCGCGGCCGCCGATCCTCGTCGGCGGCGGGCCTGGCCCCGCCTTTCCGCGCGTGCTGCGCTTCGGCGACGGCTGGATGCCGTTCGCGGCCGAGCCGGACGACCTCGCACCGCAGATCGCCGAGCTGCGCCGGCAGTGCGCCGCGGCGGGACGTCCGGCGCCGCGCATCGTCGCCGTCACGCGCCTCGATCTCGCCGACCGCCCTGCGGCGACGGCGCGCGCGCAGGCATTCGCCGCGGCCGGCGTCACCGACCTGGTCCACGGCTGGCGCTACGCGGGCTACGACGACTTCCGCACCGCCGCCGAGGCGCTCGCCGCGCTGGCCCCGCACGGCTGA
- a CDS encoding amidase — translation MPDMHYEPLHVVADLLARRVVSPVELTRATLARIARLDPGLSSYLRVLPERALAAAAGAEREIAAGRRRGPLHGVPIAIKDLCDLRGEATTCAAPLAGERPAVQSATVVERLEAAGAVIVGKTNLYEYAFMGYHPGWPVPRNPWRTDVDTGGSSSGSGVAIAAGLCFAALGTDTGGSIRMPSAWCGLVGLKPTWGRVSRAGVFPLAASLDHVGPMARTVRDAALVQDVIAGPDPRDPTTLGAVPPSAAAELEAPIAGVRVGWDEGFAAAGAAGDVVTAARAALDVLAAAGAQIVPITLPPVDEVLQAWTVLCAGDALAAHAAIWPSRADAYGPSIRSFFEYGARLGAADYARAHEVRLGWRGAFAAVFGGIDVLACPSTFGPPPPAGAIDPHGVFSPDIFPFGRFTFPFDCSGSPTLSLPCGVTAEGLLHSLQLVGRHGDEALLCRVGHAYETATPWHARHPSL, via the coding sequence GTGCCGGACATGCACTACGAGCCCCTGCACGTCGTCGCCGACCTGCTCGCGCGACGGGTGGTATCGCCGGTGGAGCTGACGCGCGCGACGCTGGCGCGCATCGCGCGCCTCGATCCCGGCCTGTCGAGCTATCTGCGCGTCCTGCCCGAGCGCGCGCTCGCCGCGGCCGCCGGCGCCGAGCGCGAGATCGCCGCCGGCCGCCGTCGCGGACCGCTGCACGGCGTGCCGATCGCGATCAAGGATCTGTGCGATCTCCGCGGTGAGGCGACGACCTGCGCGGCGCCCCTCGCCGGCGAGCGACCGGCGGTGCAGAGCGCCACCGTCGTCGAGCGTCTCGAGGCCGCGGGCGCGGTGATCGTCGGCAAGACGAACCTCTACGAGTACGCCTTCATGGGCTATCACCCCGGCTGGCCGGTGCCGCGCAATCCGTGGCGGACCGACGTCGACACCGGCGGCTCGTCGAGCGGCTCGGGCGTGGCGATCGCCGCCGGCCTCTGCTTCGCGGCGCTGGGAACCGACACCGGCGGCTCGATCCGCATGCCGTCGGCCTGGTGTGGGCTGGTCGGGCTGAAGCCGACCTGGGGGCGCGTCAGCCGCGCCGGCGTCTTCCCGCTGGCGGCGTCGCTCGACCACGTCGGGCCGATGGCGCGCACCGTGCGCGACGCGGCGCTCGTCCAGGACGTCATCGCCGGCCCCGACCCGCGTGACCCGACGACCCTGGGCGCCGTCCCGCCGTCCGCCGCCGCGGAGCTGGAGGCGCCGATCGCGGGCGTCCGCGTCGGCTGGGACGAGGGCTTCGCCGCGGCGGGGGCGGCCGGGGACGTGGTCACGGCGGCACGCGCTGCGCTCGACGTCCTCGCCGCCGCAGGCGCGCAGATCGTGCCGATCACGCTGCCGCCGGTCGACGAGGTGCTCCAGGCGTGGACGGTCCTGTGCGCCGGCGACGCGCTCGCCGCCCACGCCGCGATCTGGCCGTCCCGGGCCGACGCCTACGGCCCGTCGATCCGCTCGTTCTTCGAGTACGGCGCGCGGCTCGGCGCCGCCGACTATGCGCGCGCCCACGAGGTCCGACTCGGCTGGCGCGGGGCGTTCGCGGCGGTCTTCGGCGGCATCGACGTCCTCGCCTGTCCGTCGACCTTCGGCCCGCCCCCGCCCGCGGGCGCGATCGATCCGCACGGCGTCTTCAGCCCCGACATCTTCCCGTTCGGCCGCTTCACGTTCCCGTTCGACTGCAGCGGCAGCCCGACGCTGTCGCTGCCGTGCGGCGTCACGGCGGAGGGCCTGCTGCACAGCCTCCAGCTCGTCGGCCGGCACGGCGACGAGGCGCTGCTGTGCCGCGTCGGCCACGCCTACGAGACGGCGACGCCGTGGCACGCGCGGCATCCGTCGCTGTAG
- a CDS encoding amino acid ABC transporter substrate-binding protein gives MRFHKAWMAVALLVVATACSKRAATPPAAAALPKDTLPKELVVGTSGGSPPYVTRRAGTISGLELDLAAEVGKVLGVPVRIVDVPWDKLFDELGSRKVDVVMAGVTVTPERQTRFAFAEPYLRTGIVALVQAKDRERLGSRDAACKSNVKVGVVGQTTGERFVREHCPKAKVRVFATADDAVLELTHGRLDAVVGDGPVLAYLMSQQAVALELVPTGNVDEQLAWMVRQNDTALQQALNGALETMRRDGTLDRVLEKWIPQVERVRNP, from the coding sequence ATGCGATTCCACAAGGCATGGATGGCCGTCGCGCTGCTCGTCGTCGCGACCGCGTGCAGCAAGCGGGCGGCGACGCCCCCGGCGGCGGCCGCGCTCCCCAAGGACACGCTGCCGAAGGAGCTCGTCGTCGGCACGAGCGGCGGCTCGCCGCCGTACGTCACCCGCCGCGCCGGCACCATCTCCGGCCTCGAGCTCGACCTCGCCGCCGAGGTCGGCAAGGTGCTCGGCGTCCCCGTGCGCATCGTCGACGTGCCGTGGGACAAGCTGTTCGACGAGCTCGGGAGCCGCAAGGTCGACGTGGTCATGGCTGGCGTGACGGTCACCCCGGAGCGGCAGACGCGCTTCGCGTTCGCCGAGCCGTACCTGCGCACCGGCATCGTGGCGCTGGTGCAGGCGAAGGACCGCGAGCGGCTCGGCAGCCGCGACGCCGCCTGCAAGAGCAACGTGAAGGTCGGCGTGGTCGGCCAGACGACGGGCGAGCGCTTCGTGCGCGAGCACTGCCCGAAGGCCAAGGTCCGCGTCTTCGCCACCGCCGACGACGCCGTGCTCGAGCTGACCCACGGCCGCCTCGACGCCGTCGTCGGCGACGGCCCCGTGCTCGCCTACCTGATGTCGCAGCAGGCGGTCGCGCTCGAGCTGGTGCCGACCGGCAACGTCGACGAGCAGCTCGCATGGATGGTCCGCCAGAACGACACGGCGCTCCAGCAGGCGCTGAACGGCGCGCTCGAGACCATGCGCAGGGACGGCACCCTCGACCGCGTGCTCGAGAAGTGGATCCCGCAGGTCGAGCGCGTCCGCAATCCGTGA
- a CDS encoding MaoC family dehydratase, which yields MGTNAENAFALFQAAIGQEEGVGEWFTVDQARIDQFADVTLDHQFIHVDPEAAKATPFGTTIAHGFLTLSLLTHLDMSIPKGDPARFVGIVMGLNYGFEKVRFVSPVKVGSRIRARATLAAAELKGPWIQTTRTMTVEIEGETKPAMVADWITRIMYS from the coding sequence ATGGGTACCAACGCCGAGAATGCCTTCGCGCTCTTCCAGGCCGCCATCGGACAGGAGGAGGGCGTGGGCGAATGGTTCACGGTCGATCAGGCGCGGATCGACCAGTTCGCCGACGTCACGCTCGACCACCAGTTCATCCACGTCGATCCGGAGGCCGCGAAGGCCACGCCGTTCGGCACGACGATCGCGCACGGCTTCCTCACGCTGTCGCTCCTGACCCATCTCGACATGTCGATCCCGAAGGGCGACCCCGCCCGCTTCGTCGGCATCGTGATGGGGCTCAACTACGGCTTCGAGAAGGTGCGCTTCGTCAGCCCGGTGAAGGTCGGCAGCCGCATCCGTGCCCGTGCGACGCTGGCGGCGGCGGAGCTGAAGGGCCCCTGGATCCAGACCACGCGGACCATGACCGTCGAGATCGAGGGCGAGACCAAGCCCGCCATGGTCGCCGACTGGATCACCCGCATCATGTACTCCTGA